Proteins encoded by one window of Halichondria panicea chromosome 8, odHalPani1.1, whole genome shotgun sequence:
- the LOC135339499 gene encoding uncharacterized protein LOC135339499 isoform X2 produces MYLIVPFSSLNPTSSPLVGDKQPVREVSPQSSFESDQEEPVGMNQTPPTGANRTRSVGATISTAAQHASPKLILPSSCANDYSPPDLISLIQKILNPQRRNFVYSSANRPSWWPTDVTFIRAEGMKAKDRIKVLTAFLKKCPEQYTISPPVDQRNSALEDKTDQPEDSIIYIDDSSNESDSSDPEDLLNSLEQHLLDSRKRRLEAERKVEKLSEENKRLKKEKKSIGSIVKRSRLHHY; encoded by the exons ATGTATTTGATTGTACCCTTTTCCTCACTCAATCCCACCTCTTCCCCACTCGTTGGTGATAAGCAACCAGTAAGAGAAGTCAGCCCACAAAGTTCCTTTGAAAGTGATCAAGAAGAGCCTGTAGGAATGAACCAAACACCACCTACTGGAGCTAATCGTACCCGATCAGTTGGAGCCACAATCAGCACTGCTGCACAACATGCAAGCCCAAAGCTTATCCTACCCAGCTCGTGTGCAAATGACTACTCTCCACCTGATCTCATTTCGCTAATTCAAAAGATTTTAAATCCCCAAC GGAGAAACTTCGTATACTCCAGTGCTAATCGTCCCAGCTGGTGGCCGACTGATGTAACATTCATTAGGGCAGAAG GTATGAAAGCTAAGGACAGGATAAAAGTATTGACAGCTTTTCTGAAGAAATGTCctgagcagtacacaat atcacctccTGTTGACCAGCGAAACTCTGCCTTAGAAGATAAAACTGACCAACCAGAAGACTCCATCATATATATTGATGATAGTTCAAATGAATCTGATTCAAGTGACCCTGAAGACTTGTTGAATAGTCTAGAGCAGCACCTTCTGGATTCTAGGAAAAGAAGGCTCGAGGCTGAGAGGAAAGTTGAGAAGCTGAGTGAAGAAAACAAGCGTCTAAAAAAAGAAAAGAAGTCCATAGGTTCTATTGTGAAACGATCGCGACTCCATCATTACTAG
- the LOC135339499 gene encoding uncharacterized protein LOC135339499 isoform X1, with amino-acid sequence MYLIVPFSSLNPTSSPLVGDKQPVREVSPQSSFESDQEEPVGMNQTPPTGANRTRSVGATISTAAQHASPKLILPSSCANDYSPPDLISLIQKILNPQRRNFVYSSANRPSWWPTDVTFIRAEGKNWRNKERRNGMKAKDRIKVLTAFLKKCPEQYTISPPVDQRNSALEDKTDQPEDSIIYIDDSSNESDSSDPEDLLNSLEQHLLDSRKRRLEAERKVEKLSEENKRLKKEKKSIGSIVKRSRLHHY; translated from the exons ATGTATTTGATTGTACCCTTTTCCTCACTCAATCCCACCTCTTCCCCACTCGTTGGTGATAAGCAACCAGTAAGAGAAGTCAGCCCACAAAGTTCCTTTGAAAGTGATCAAGAAGAGCCTGTAGGAATGAACCAAACACCACCTACTGGAGCTAATCGTACCCGATCAGTTGGAGCCACAATCAGCACTGCTGCACAACATGCAAGCCCAAAGCTTATCCTACCCAGCTCGTGTGCAAATGACTACTCTCCACCTGATCTCATTTCGCTAATTCAAAAGATTTTAAATCCCCAAC GGAGAAACTTCGTATACTCCAGTGCTAATCGTCCCAGCTGGTGGCCGACTGATGTAACATTCATTAGGGCAGAAG gtaagaattggaggaacaaagaaagaaggaaCG GTATGAAAGCTAAGGACAGGATAAAAGTATTGACAGCTTTTCTGAAGAAATGTCctgagcagtacacaat atcacctccTGTTGACCAGCGAAACTCTGCCTTAGAAGATAAAACTGACCAACCAGAAGACTCCATCATATATATTGATGATAGTTCAAATGAATCTGATTCAAGTGACCCTGAAGACTTGTTGAATAGTCTAGAGCAGCACCTTCTGGATTCTAGGAAAAGAAGGCTCGAGGCTGAGAGGAAAGTTGAGAAGCTGAGTGAAGAAAACAAGCGTCTAAAAAAAGAAAAGAAGTCCATAGGTTCTATTGTGAAACGATCGCGACTCCATCATTACTAG
- the LOC135339499 gene encoding uncharacterized protein LOC135339499 isoform X3 translates to MNQTPPTGANRTRSVGATISTAAQHASPKLILPSSCANDYSPPDLISLIQKILNPQRRNFVYSSANRPSWWPTDVTFIRAEGKNWRNKERRNGMKAKDRIKVLTAFLKKCPEQYTISPPVDQRNSALEDKTDQPEDSIIYIDDSSNESDSSDPEDLLNSLEQHLLDSRKRRLEAERKVEKLSEENKRLKKEKKSIGSIVKRSRLHHY, encoded by the exons ATGAACCAAACACCACCTACTGGAGCTAATCGTACCCGATCAGTTGGAGCCACAATCAGCACTGCTGCACAACATGCAAGCCCAAAGCTTATCCTACCCAGCTCGTGTGCAAATGACTACTCTCCACCTGATCTCATTTCGCTAATTCAAAAGATTTTAAATCCCCAAC GGAGAAACTTCGTATACTCCAGTGCTAATCGTCCCAGCTGGTGGCCGACTGATGTAACATTCATTAGGGCAGAAG gtaagaattggaggaacaaagaaagaaggaaCG GTATGAAAGCTAAGGACAGGATAAAAGTATTGACAGCTTTTCTGAAGAAATGTCctgagcagtacacaat atcacctccTGTTGACCAGCGAAACTCTGCCTTAGAAGATAAAACTGACCAACCAGAAGACTCCATCATATATATTGATGATAGTTCAAATGAATCTGATTCAAGTGACCCTGAAGACTTGTTGAATAGTCTAGAGCAGCACCTTCTGGATTCTAGGAAAAGAAGGCTCGAGGCTGAGAGGAAAGTTGAGAAGCTGAGTGAAGAAAACAAGCGTCTAAAAAAAGAAAAGAAGTCCATAGGTTCTATTGTGAAACGATCGCGACTCCATCATTACTAG